A window of Helicobacter canis genomic DNA:
CAAAGGCGATCCAAGCCGCACAAGATGGACAGACGCTAGAATCCCGCCGCGCTCTGCAAAGCGACATACAACGCCTACTAGAAGAGCTTGATAATATCGCTAATACCACGAGCTTCAACGGACAGCAAATGCTCTCTGGCTCTTTCTCTAACAAAGAGTTCCAAATCGGCGCGTATTCTAACACCACGGTAAAAGCCTCCATCGGTCCTACCAACTCCAACAAAATCGGGCATGTGCGTATGGAGTCTTCATCAATCTTAGGTGAAGGAATGCTAGCGAGTGCTGGGGGGCTAAATCTCTCTGAAGTAAGCTTAAATTTCTTGCAAACTGATGGGGTGAATTCCTTCCAACTCGAAGCAGCCAAAATCTCTACTTCTGCTGGCACAGGTGTGGGCGCGCTAAGTGAGATTATCAACAAATTTTCTGATACTCTAGGTATCCGCGCTTCTTACAATGTCCAAGCCACAAGCTCACTACCGGTGATGTCTGGCACGGTGCGTGATTTGGTGATTAACGGCACAACCATTGGAAATATCAATGATGTGCGTAAAAACGACTCTGATGGCAGGCTGATTAACGCGATCAATAGCGTCAAGGAGCGCACGGGTGTGTATGCTTACCTTGACATCACAGGGCGGCTAAATCTTAGCTCTCCAGATGGCAGAGCTATCCAGATCCAAGGCGGTGGCGAGGCGGCGCAAGTCTTTGGCGGTGGGGATTTCAATGGTATCTCTGGGGTCAATCACGCTATCGTTGGGCGACTCACGCTTATCCGAACGGATGCGAGAGATATTCTAGTAAGTGGGGTAAATTACAGCCATATAGGATTCCACTCCGCACAAGGTATCGCAGAATACACCGCAAACTTGCGCGAGCTGCGTGGGATCTTTGGCGCAAATGTCGCAAGTGCCTATGGGGCAAACGCAAACACCGCACAAAGTGATCTCAACTGGAAAGGCATTGGGGCTGGGGTTACAAGCCTTAAGGGTGCTATGCTTGTAATGGATATGGCGGATTCTGCTAGGACACAGCTAGATAAAGTGCGAGCGGATATTGGATCTGTGCAAATGCAGCTAGTC
This region includes:
- a CDS encoding flagellin B; translated protein: MSFRINTNIAALTAHTTGVQVNRELGSSLEKLSSGLRVNKAADDASGMAIADSLRSQSESLGQAIRNANDAIGMIQVADKAMDEQLKILDTIKTKAIQAAQDGQTLESRRALQSDIQRLLEELDNIANTTSFNGQQMLSGSFSNKEFQIGAYSNTTVKASIGPTNSNKIGHVRMESSSILGEGMLASAGGLNLSEVSLNFLQTDGVNSFQLEAAKISTSAGTGVGALSEIINKFSDTLGIRASYNVQATSSLPVMSGTVRDLVINGTTIGNINDVRKNDSDGRLINAINSVKERTGVYAYLDITGRLNLSSPDGRAIQIQGGGEAAQVFGGGDFNGISGVNHAIVGRLTLIRTDARDILVSGVNYSHIGFHSAQGIAEYTANLRELRGIFGANVASAYGANANTAQSDLNWKGIGAGVTSLKGAMLVMDMADSARTQLDKVRADIGSVQMQLVATINNVSVTQVNVKAAESQIREVDFASESANFSKFNILAQSGSFAMAQANAVQQNVLRLLQ